The nucleotide sequence ATTTCCAGATCCGGGTAGCGGCGGCCGGCCTCTTCCAGTTCGGCAGGCAGGTCCTCGAGCACATGGGCGCCGGCGAAGAGAAAGTAGGGATAGAGCAGGAGACGGGTCGCGCCCTGCGCCACGCAGCTGTCGATCCCCTGCTGGATGTTGGGGGCGTGCTGCTCGCGGAAGGCGACCTCGACGATCGCGCAGCCGGTCCCCTCGCGCACCATGGCAGCGATCGCATGCAGGGCTTCGTTGGCCTCGGGGATGCGCGAGCCGTGTCCCATCAACAGAATTGCCGTACTCATCGTTTGCTGCTCCTTTACCGATAAAAAAGCCCCCGGCGATTTTGCCGGGGGCCAGATGGACGCCACCCGTCGACCGCCTTTGCCGTCAGCGGTCAGAACTCATTTCAAGGCAGGCTTTCTGGCTCCGGGATCCTCCCTCCCCCTCCCCTTCCCGTCCGGCTTGCTGACCGGGCAGTGGGCTCCTGAGGGTTCGGTCCCCCGTCACAGCGGCGGGTCCGCGGGAGATTCGCACTCCCTTTCCTGCGCCTGGAAACGTTATAAATCGTGGTAGGGGCGCTGCTTGCTGCGCCCCGGGGCAGAGCAAGCGCCGCCCCTACGCGAGAATTAAACCTTGTCTCCCTTCAAATCCCCCCGGAATAGCGCCGAAGCGCCGCGCGAAGCGCAGAAGTCGCCGCACATGGTGCAGGTCGCCTCGTCCTCGGGGACGCGGCTGGCGCGGATGGCCCGTGCGTCGGCCGGGAAGAGGGCGAGCTCGAACTGCTTCTCCCAGTCGAGGTCGCGCCGCGCCTTGCTCATCGCCTTGTCCCGCTCGCGGCCCCGCTCGGGGTACTTGTTCATGTCGCCGATGTAGGCAGCCACCTTCGCCGCCTTCACCCCCTGGCGCACGTCTTCCTCGTTGGGCAGGGCCAGGTGCTCGGCCGGGGTGATGTAGCAGATCAGGTCGGCCCCGTAGCGGCTCGACTGGGCGGCGCCGATGGCGGCGGTGATGTGGTCGTAGCCGGGAGCGACGTCGGTAGCGATGGGGCCGAGCATGTAGTAGGGGGCGTCACCGCTCATCCGCTTCTGCAGCCGGATGTTCCCCTCCACCTCGTCCAGGGGCACGTGCCCCGGTCCTTCGACCAGCATCTGGCAGCCCATCTCGCGGCCGAGTTCGGCCAGTTCACAGTTGATGAGCAGTTCCTGGATCTGCGCCCGGTCGGAGGAGTCGTGGATCGCCCCGGCGCGCAGGCCGTTGCCGAGAGAGAGAACCGTGTCGTACTTCTTGAGGATCGCGACCACCCGGTCGAACTTCTCGTACAGGGGATTCTCCCGGTTGTTGGCGAGCATCCAGGCGACCATGGAGACGCCCCCCTTGGAAACCAGCCCGCCATAGCGATACCCCTGCTTGCGCAGCCGCTCGATGGTGTAGAGGTTGATGCCGCAGTGCACCGCCATGAAGGCCATGCCGTCGGCGCACTGCTTTTCAATCAGGTCGAAGAGCATCTCCTCGTCGAGTTTGTTGGGGTCGCCGTATTTGCGGGCCGCCTCGCAGAAGGCCTGGTAGAGGGGGACGTTGCCCACCGGGAGATCGACGGCAGCGAGCACCTCGC is from Desulfuromonadales bacterium and encodes:
- a CDS encoding CbiX/SirB N-terminal domain-containing protein, whose protein sequence is MSTAILLMGHGSRIPEANEALHAIAAMVREGTGCAIVEVAFREQHAPNIQQGIDSCVAQGATRLLLYPYFLFAGAHVLEDLPAELEEAGRRYPDLEMILGEPLGVHPKLGEIVCERIGTSLAGAGWTEAPVRVAAGKG
- the thiC gene encoding phosphomethylpyrimidine synthase ThiC, producing the protein MKTQIELAREGIVTAQMATVARNEQLSEEFVRQMVADGKIVIPWNHNRKPQAVGIGKGLRTKVNASIGTSSDIVDYAAEVRKALAAQEAGADTLMELSVGGDLDRVRREVLAAVDLPVGNVPLYQAFCEAARKYGDPNKLDEEMLFDLIEKQCADGMAFMAVHCGINLYTIERLRKQGYRYGGLVSKGGVSMVAWMLANNRENPLYEKFDRVVAILKKYDTVLSLGNGLRAGAIHDSSDRAQIQELLINCELAELGREMGCQMLVEGPGHVPLDEVEGNIRLQKRMSGDAPYYMLGPIATDVAPGYDHITAAIGAAQSSRYGADLICYITPAEHLALPNEEDVRQGVKAAKVAAYIGDMNKYPERGRERDKAMSKARRDLDWEKQFELALFPADARAIRASRVPEDEATCTMCGDFCASRGASALFRGDLKGDKV